The region CACGGGCCATAGCTGCTTGTCCGTTCGTTGCCGGGATAAAACCTGGGTTAGCCGCCCCTGACAAGCGAGTGGCGTACGTCATATCCATCCTCGCAAAAGGCAGCGGCACTTGCCAGCCAGCGCCCCGGCGCCCGTTCCGCAGCCGCTGCTTTTTGAAATCCTTTGTCTCAGCATGTGAGACTAAAATAAGAGCCGCACGGCGCCCGGACTACGATTGATCGGTTAGATTTCCCTCAGATAAGGCGAGGATCCACGTGAGTCTCTTCCGTACAAAACCCATCGAGAGTTCCCTTGCGGATGCCGACGAGCCCGGCCGTCGGCTAAAGCGCTCACTCACCACCTGGGACCTCATGATCATGGGCGTCGCGGTGGCCGTAGGCGCCGGCATCTTCTCGGTAGGCGCCCGGGCTGCGGCGCAGTTCTCCGGCCCGGCCGTAACCCTTTCGTTCGTGCTGGCGGCGATCACCTGCGCGCTCGCCATCATGTGTTACGCGGAGTTCGCCACGGCCATCCCGGTGGCAGGCTCCGCCTACGTGTTCACCTACGCCACGATGGGTGAGTTGGTGGCCTGGATCATCGGCTGGAACCTCATCCTGGAGCTGTTCACCGCAGCGGCAGTGATCGCGAAGTACTGGGGCATCTACCTCAGCGAGGTCTTTGCACTGATCGGCTGGGACATTCCCGCAACGCTGGACCTGGGCGTGCTTTCGCTGACGTGGGGACCGTTCCTGATCGTCGCAATCTTTACCTTCCTCCTGGTCATGGGTACCAAGCTTTCCGCCCAGGTGAGCAACGTTTTCACCATCATCAAGGTGGGCGTGGTGCTCTTCGTGATCGTCGCCGGTTTCTTCTACGTCAAGGCCGAGAACTACACGCCGTTTATTCCGGATCCGGTCGCCACCGCCACTGATGGAAGCTCGGGGGTCCTGCAGCAGTCCCTGTTCTCCTTCCTCACCGGTGCCGCCCCCGCGCAGTACGGATTGTTCGGTGTCTTTGCCGGTGCCGCCATCGTTTTCTTCGCTTTCATCGGATTCGATGTCGTGGCCACCTCTGCCGAAGAGGTCAAGGATCCGGGCAAGACCCTTCCGCGGGGCATCTTCGCCGGCCTGGCCGTGGTCACGCTGCTTTACATCGGCGTCTCCCTGGCCCTGACCGGCATGGTCCCCTACACCGACCTGGCCGCAGCCGAAGACCCCAACCTCGCAACGGCCTTTGCCCTCGTGGGAAACACCGGTGCGGCATCGGTCATAGCCGTCGGATCCCTGATTGGCCTGACCACGGTGATCATGGTGCTGCTGATGGGCCTTGCCCGCGTGGTGCTGGCGATGTCCCGGGACGGCCTGCTGCCCCGCTCGCTCTCCCGGACCAGCGACAAGCACTCCACACCGGCCCGGCTGCAGATCATCCTCGGCGCCCTGGTCGCCGTGGTGGCAGGGTTCACGCGGGTGGACGTACTCGAGGAAATGATCAACATCGGCACGCTCTCCGCGTTCGTGGTGGTCAGCCTGGGCATCCTGGTGCTGCGGAAGAAGCGTCCGGACCTGCGCCCGGCCTTCCGGGTGCCCTTCGGCCCGGTGATCCCCGTCCTTTCCGCGGTGCTGTGCCTGTACCTGATGACCAACCTGGCGGTTGAGACCTGGATCTACTTCGCGGGCTGGCTGGTCATCGGCTTCCTGCTGTACTTCGCCTACGGGCAGCGGCATTCGCGTCTCAACGAGAAGTTCCATGACGTGGCCGCCGCCGGTGCAAGCCGGGACACGGCAGTCTGAGCCCTGCGGGCCGAACGGTCCGCCGGGAAACCTCCAAACCCGCGTAGGCCGCTCCGGCGGCCTGCGCGGGTTTTTTGGTGCCTGCAGTGGCACACTGGGCAGATGCTTGTAGCCTTTTCCGTCGCTCCGTCCGGTACCGGACCGCAGACCCCAGCCGCCGGTCCTTCGGCCTCGGTGCACGACGCCGTGGCCGCCGCCGTTCGAATCGTCCGGGAATCCGGCCTGCCGAATTCCACGGACGCCATGTTCACCACCCTTGAGGGCGAATGGGACGAAGTCATGGATGTCATCCGCCGGGCCACGGAAGCGGTTGGCCAGTACGGCAGCCGGGTGTCGCTGGTGCTCAAGGCGGATATCCGGCCGGGGCACACCGGTGAATTGACCGGCAAGGTGGAACGGCTGGAAAAGGCGCTCGGCGACCTGGACGAGTACAGCGGGCACGCCTAGGCACGCAGCGGCCGGACGCACCGGCGGAACGGGAGCAGGGGATGTCGCAGTGGGAGCAGGTCGAGGAGTACCTCAGCAGCCGCGTGGTGCGGCCGGATGACCAGCTGAAGGCCATCGTTGCTGCGACCGGGGCCGCGGGGCTGCCGACAATCGAGGTAACCGCCGCGCAGGGGAAGTTCCTGATGCTGCTGGCCCGCATCTCGGGGGCCCGGCGGATCCTGGAGATCGGCACCCTGGGCGGGTTCAGCACGGCCTGGCTCGCCCGGGCGCTGCCCGACGACGGCGAGCTCATCACGTGTGAATACGAACCCCGCCATGCGGAGGTGGCCCGCGCCAATCTGGCTGCGGCCGGGCTTATGGACCGCGTGACCATTCAGGTGGGTGCAGCCCTGGACACCCTGCCGGATCTGGCCGAGGCGGAGCCGTTCGACCTGTTTTTCATTGACGCGGACAAGGTCAACAACCCCGCCTACCTGGAGTGGGCGGTGAAACTGTCCCGGCCGGGGAGCGTGATTGTGCTGGACAACGTGGTGCGCGGCGGCACTGTCCTGGACCCCAGGGGCGACGAAGCGGTGCAGGGCACCCGCGCTGCCGTGGACATCCTGGGCTCGCATCCGCGGCTGGACGCCACGGCCCTCCAGACAGTGGGGAGCAAGGGGTGGGACGGGTTTGCGCTGGCGGTGGTGCTGTGACGCTCCCCGGTCAGGGACGCAGCCGGTGCCGACTTAAGCTGGAGATATGAGCTTTAGTATCCGGCGCGCCCTCCCCGGCGACGCCGAGGACTTCGTGTCCGTCCATCTGCAGTCCTGGCGGGAGAGTTACGCCCATGTACTGGGGGATGAGGTGTTCCGGCGCCGGGAAGCGGACCGCAGCGCCGCCGTCGAACACCGGCGGGCAGCCCTGACCGAACAGGCAATGGAGCCGGCCATTCGAAACTGGCTGGCCCACTCGGAAGACGGCCGGCTCCTTGGTTTCGCGTCCGCCGGTCCCGCACGGGACAGCGACTCGGACGTTCCGCTGGAACTTTGGTCCATCTACATCCTCGCCGAAGCGTACGGAAAGGGTGTTGGGCAGGCCTTGCTGGAGCAGGCCGTGGACAAGGAACCCGCTTACGTCTGGGTGCTAGAGGACAATGCGCGTGCCCAGGCGTTTTACCGGCGCAACGGCTTCGTGGCAGACGGAACGTCAAAGGACCTGCCGCAGGTCTGGGCCGGCACCGGCATGGTGGAAATCCGGATGGTGAGGCACTGATGGGGCGCAAGCGCCCCGGCAAGGATCCGGTGGACGCCGTGGCCGGCACCGGCCCGGTCGCCGGCACCTATCCGATCGACACGGGAACGTGTGAGCT is a window of Arthrobacter sp. zg-Y1171 DNA encoding:
- a CDS encoding thiamine-binding protein, with the protein product MLVAFSVAPSGTGPQTPAAGPSASVHDAVAAAVRIVRESGLPNSTDAMFTTLEGEWDEVMDVIRRATEAVGQYGSRVSLVLKADIRPGHTGELTGKVERLEKALGDLDEYSGHA
- a CDS encoding amino acid permease — translated: MSLFRTKPIESSLADADEPGRRLKRSLTTWDLMIMGVAVAVGAGIFSVGARAAAQFSGPAVTLSFVLAAITCALAIMCYAEFATAIPVAGSAYVFTYATMGELVAWIIGWNLILELFTAAAVIAKYWGIYLSEVFALIGWDIPATLDLGVLSLTWGPFLIVAIFTFLLVMGTKLSAQVSNVFTIIKVGVVLFVIVAGFFYVKAENYTPFIPDPVATATDGSSGVLQQSLFSFLTGAAPAQYGLFGVFAGAAIVFFAFIGFDVVATSAEEVKDPGKTLPRGIFAGLAVVTLLYIGVSLALTGMVPYTDLAAAEDPNLATAFALVGNTGAASVIAVGSLIGLTTVIMVLLMGLARVVLAMSRDGLLPRSLSRTSDKHSTPARLQIILGALVAVVAGFTRVDVLEEMINIGTLSAFVVVSLGILVLRKKRPDLRPAFRVPFGPVIPVLSAVLCLYLMTNLAVETWIYFAGWLVIGFLLYFAYGQRHSRLNEKFHDVAAAGASRDTAV
- a CDS encoding O-methyltransferase; its protein translation is MSQWEQVEEYLSSRVVRPDDQLKAIVAATGAAGLPTIEVTAAQGKFLMLLARISGARRILEIGTLGGFSTAWLARALPDDGELITCEYEPRHAEVARANLAAAGLMDRVTIQVGAALDTLPDLAEAEPFDLFFIDADKVNNPAYLEWAVKLSRPGSVIVLDNVVRGGTVLDPRGDEAVQGTRAAVDILGSHPRLDATALQTVGSKGWDGFALAVVL
- a CDS encoding GNAT family N-acetyltransferase, encoding MSFSIRRALPGDAEDFVSVHLQSWRESYAHVLGDEVFRRREADRSAAVEHRRAALTEQAMEPAIRNWLAHSEDGRLLGFASAGPARDSDSDVPLELWSIYILAEAYGKGVGQALLEQAVDKEPAYVWVLEDNARAQAFYRRNGFVADGTSKDLPQVWAGTGMVEIRMVRH